The DNA window atctaagggaagacaatgttatcactgtggtaaagaaggtcacataaagaaaaattgtagagcctaGAAAAGACTTCagaatgaagacaaaaatcagaagaaagatgatgaaaacagaaataccacagccacagtaactgcagatgatgtagtgattctttcttgtgaaaaataacaatatctacatgtagaagatcaccaaggagttgagtggatagttgatatAGGTGTTTGTTATCATGCTACACCAAATAGAGAGTTCTTCACGACTTACAGGGCTGAAGATCTTGGTAgagtgaagatgggtaatactagtcactcaagcattgtgggtattggtgatatttgtttgAAGACGAAGCTGGGATATCAGTTAACACTTAAAGATGTGTgacatattcctgatttgcgcctaaacttgatatcaagtgatgcattggacaaagatggattcaagcattatcttGGTAGTGGAGAATGGAAGCTCAATAAGGAATCAATGATTATAGCAAAAGGGAAGTCATGACACTCCTTATACCGAACACATGTGAAGATACTCAAGAATGGTTTGAATGTAGTACAAGCTGAAAGCTGTTTAAATATGTGGCATCAACGTCTCGGCCACATGAGTGAGTAAAGGTTacgaattctggtgaggaagcttCACATCCCCTCAACTAAAGATGATGTTctggatctatgcgactactgtccatttggtaagcaacacagagtctcttttagtcaaatATCAGAAAGGAAACATAATGTGCTGGACTtggtttattctgatgtgtgtggtccttttgggaggagtcattgggtggcaatcgatactttctaacatttattgatgatgcatctagaaaggtgtgggtttCTTTCATAAGAACGAAAGACTgggtatttaattattttcaagagttccatgtcatggtagaaatAGAGATAGACAATAAGTtgaaatgtcttcgctctgataacgggggagagtatatTTCCAACGAGTTTAAagcatattgtgtaaaatatggaattcgacatgagaaaacagtgcctggaactccacaacacaatggtgtggctgagagaatgaattgcaccattgtagaaaaggtgagatgtatgctgaagatgacaaagttgccaaaacagttttgggcagaagTAGTTCGCACAGCTTGCTATCTCATAAACAAGTCACCCTCTGTTCCTTTAAAGTTTGAAATACCAAAAAGAGTATGATCTAAGAAGAATATTTTATACTCGCATCTAtgggtgtttggatgcaaagcatatgtgcatatttcaaagGAGCAAAAATCTAAGTTGGATGATAAAAcaattccatgtattttccttgggtatggaaatgaggaatttgggtacagattatgggacccagaaaagaagagaattgttaaatgcagagatgttgtgttcttcgagGGTTAGAATGGGATAAATCCAAAAATCAATGAGAAGTCAGAGAAAGTTCATGAgtccatagaactcataccaattccttCATATGTACAGTCAATAGtaacagatgaagatgaacataatgaagaagCCACTGAGAAACCTCTAacatgaatggtagtaatgatgatgagactATTTATGATGTTTCTGAACAGGGGGAGCAACATCATTAAGAAGAGCTAGAAGAGCCCCAATTAAGAAGGTCTGAGAGAGAGCACCAACCTTCTAAAAGGTACCCTTCTTTAGAGTATATTCTATTGACATAATAAGGAGAGCCAAAAtgttttcaggaggcacaagttcataaaaacaaaattaagtggcagaatgcaatgaaagatgagatgaagtcattgaAAGAAATAGGCACATATGAGCTGGTGGAACTTCCTAAGGGCCGAAAGacattgagaaacaaatgggtgttcaagataaagagagatgaaaatggagaaattatgaagtacaaagctcgacttgttgtaaagggttttggatagaaacagggcatcgactttgaggagattttctcaccagtggtaaagatgactttcattcgtacagtgttaggtctagtagctaACTTAGACCTTGAGCAACTTGATATAAaaactgcatttcttcatggtaacttggaagaagagatctacatggtgcaactagagggttttgaagtgaaagaaaaggagaacatggtttgcaaattgaaaaagagtctatacggtttgaaacaagctccgagacagtggtacaagaaatttgactcttttatgatgagtcatgggtaccagagaaccaaggcagatccgtgtgttacttcaaaagattttctaatggaaagtttctgatccttttactttatgttgatgatatgttgattgtaggaCATTATGCTGAGAAAATAGcaatgttgaagaaggagatgtcCAATACATTTGATATGAAGGACATGGGCCAAGCACGTCAGATATTGGGAATGCAGATTACTCATGacagaaaggctaagagactttggtgtcacaagagaagtatattgaaagggtgcttgaaagattcaacatgcaaggagcaaaagaagtaagttgtccacttcctagccattttaaattgagcaagaagatgtgtccatcaacagagaaagaaaatgatgaaatgtcaagtgtaCCATACTCCTCAACTGTAGGGAGTTtaatgtatgcaatggtttacACTAGGTCAGATATAGCGCATGCAGTTGGTGTGGTAAGTAGGTTCCTctctaatccaggaaaacaacattgggaagcagtgaagtggattcactagtaaaaaaagactCTATAGAGATTGGTAAACCAATCGCTATTAACCTTcaaaccaatcgctataggtCTATAGTAATTGGTCATATACCAATCGTTCTCAATCGGTAGAAGTTCTCTCTTTATTACCTTAAATGGCAACAACGATTGGTAAATATCCCATCGCTATTGGCATATAGCGATTGGAGTAATAACCAATCGCGGCTTACAATGGCAATTGAGTTAATGTCAATCGATGTTTATTAATGCAACCAATCgctacatatttttttattaaaaaaaaactccttTCATCAACGCCTTATTTCAACCCAATCTTTACTTTATAAAGTATTTGCATTCAATATAGAATATTGctgtgaaaagaaaaggaaactTGAATTAGAGGAAATAGAAGAAGGATGGTCAGAAGCAATTAGAGGATATAATAACTTGACCATTTCCCAGATTTATTAatcttgaccatcatcatcctTCCCTTGTGCTTTTCCTCAGTTTCCTGGATGGCTTGGAATGATACCAAATGTTCCTGGATTGCATGAAAGCCTCAGCACTAGTATGAAGACGGGCATCAAGAAGGTCGTCTTCAATCACCTCAGCACAATCCACAAAAACCGATACATATTTATAGAGTTCTGATGAATCCATTTCATTTCCGTGACCCAAAATCCTAGCAACAACACTCTAAAGAGAGGCTCTTGATTCACTATCGTTGGATGAGATGGGaaatatatcaaacaaaccctaaCAAAGACATGTCTAGATGCGACCAAATTGTCATCACTTGCggtaaaaagaagaaaaattagtAGCAAAAGAAAATAGCTTACCATGGGATATTTCTGAAACTAAATGAGCTGAATCAGTTAGAATATTTGCAAATAAGACTGCAGCTGTAACACAAGAGCTAGCAAGCTGCAGAGAAAGATTCACCATTTTAGGGACCTATATTCTACCACGAGTTAATTAAACTGTTGAGATGGGAAAGAAAGTGTAGTAGATATCCATAATCTCAAAGGGATAGACCGATCTCATGTAAGGCATAAACATCTTTAAATATAACTAACTATAAAGGGCATATATTGAACTTCTATGCATGATTTTACCTCAAATTTGTTGGGCAGTTTGATCAGATTAATTAGTTGTTGAAAGAATTCTTTATTAGAAAAAACTTCTTCTATATAGTCATCCATGGCATAAAGTGCTTCAATTACTTGAAGAATCAAATCTAGAACAATGTACCTGGATTCACACATTAAATGGATGGAATAGACTGATAAATAGTTATGAAATATAACATCTATCAAATTGTATGTTATCTATGTACACAATACAAATATAGAAGAATGACCAAGACGCCAATAAAATCTATGTGGCTTAAAACTACGAAGGAAAAGTATATCATTGTATAAATAAGTATAATctattatgagaataatataTCAAAAGTATATCTTTCTCTCCATTTTGAAAATTCCACAAAGATAATTTTTCATATTGAATGTAACTCAAAGGAAGAATGAAGATTCATGAAATATATGCACCAGTCAAGCTACATCTACAACCTAACAAATGGCAACAAGGGTTATATCACATTCACTCTACTTCTAAGCATGCAAATGCCATTTACAAAAAGGAAATATATTGTCTGAAATTTACTCCAGAAGAAATAAGggatttctttttctttctaattttctGGAGTACATATAGGGGAGAATTAAAGTTTCTTTGTACATtgctaaaaaaatcattaatctTCCTTGTTGAAATAGTGGCACATTAACATCTAAAAGGGGGCCTTAAATTGGAGGGGGCATCATAGATCTACTCAACCACACTGATCTCCTTTGCAAAGAGGTTCTTGCAAGTTCATAAAATATGGCAACAATATAGACCAGAAGCAAGCAAAATGACTTTAATAAATCAATGTTCCTTTTGATTTATATCAAAAAAACAAATCACAGGGAAAATTGATTAGAAATACCTGTCTGGTGCTCTTTCTCTTGTCAGTCTATCCATCTCAAATGTCAAAAGCGACAGAAGAAGACTTGGAAATCCTAACTTTATCATATTTggaagtaaaataataattcctggacttattttatgcaaaaactgagagaaGAAATttgattagttgatgatctcgtcttcatatccgatagacacccaagcatcgccaatgtcTTATGTGTTGTTTTTCCAAAAGCAGACCAcagtgcgtgcacatatcacataaagatgaatattatggccaaattcaaaactgataaatgtcatattgagtttgatttggcttttCGTGCGTACACTATCCCCCACTTTAATCGGTTTTTTTGACAAGATTAGGGTTAAGATCAaagattgctgcctatttggaagataTTGGGTTCTAAGATagagtagagcatttttccccggtaagcgatacaatcaactcataagtaattatgctgagagttttaatagtcagagcagggaagccagaaagtatcccatttcagcaatggctgagtatttaagattcacaatacagcATTGGTTTAATGATAGACAAGAAAAAGCGTCCAACCACCAAGAACTTTTATCTCCAACTTATaaaaagttattacgtgagggTTTTGAGAAGGCCAAATTTTATACCATatcatcgcttaaccgattcgagttatatgtgcatgacaatgagtctcattttaaagtcaattcgAAAGACAAGGACTACACTTGTAGGGTATATGAAGTCTTCgatcttccttgtacgcatacATTGACTGCTGCCCGTCACCGGAATGtggtttcttatgacttatGCTCAAGGTATTATTAGACTCAAAAATTCAATCAATTTAACCAATTGTTTTATCATTCTATTTTCCTTCTCATAGGTATTACACAACTGTATCTTGGTTGAATgtatatgcggagacatgttatcatGTTGGTGATGAAAAGAATTGGGATGTTCCAGAAATTATCAAACAATGTGTGTGCCTAAAACCACATATAAAGGTTAAGAAAGAGCGTCCACAAACTAAGCGTAGGACATCCCAAGGTGAGGTCTGTAAGGTCTCAAGACGATGTAGCTCATGTGGTTgtctaggacataatagggcaacatgcaaagcagtgatgctTGCACCATCTACTGTAAGAgaaagagcatcatcatctcaaccACATGtgtcatcatctcagcagcatgagccatcatctcagcagcatgagccATCATCTCAGTTGTACGAGTCATCATCTCAGTTGTACGAGCCTTTATCTTAGAAGAGCATTAATGAACTTGTTGTAGAATGAACTTGAACTTGTCGTGGAATGAACTTGAACTTGTTGTATAATGAACTTGTATTATGTAGAATGAACTTGTGTTGTGTAGAATAAACTTGTTGTTGTGTAGAGTGAACTTGTTGTTGTGTAGAATGAATTTGGTTGTTGTAGAATGAACTTGTGTTGTGTAGAATGAACTTATTGTTGTTTAGAATTAACTTGTTGTTGTGTAGAATGAATTTGGTTGTTGTAGAATGAACTTGTTGTTGTGTAGAATGAATTTGGTTGTTGTGTAGAAAGAacttgttgttgtgttgaatgaATTTGGTTGTTGTAGAATGAACTTGTGTTGTGTAGAATGAATTTGGTTGTTGTAGAATGAACTTGGtggattatattatttgttgaagggtttaaacataattgattatattatttgaacatataataaaatttcagTATTTCAATAGATTATCTTACATTCTTTCAGTAGAACATATAATACAATCATCATCTATCATTATAAGTTGGTATGTctctttatttgaatattaagtatatatatatatatatgcaggtgATTTGGATATTAAGTCTATATATGCAGATGATTTGGATATTAAGTCTATATTTGGATATTAAGTCTATATATGTAGATGATTTGGAtttgatgatttgaatattAAGTCTATATTTGgatattaagtatatatatatatgcaaccGCGAGATGCAACTGTATTCGTGAGACGCAActgcattcgcgagacgcaaccgcgAGACGCAACTACGTGACACAACTACACCCGCGAGACGCAATTGCATCCCCGAGACGCAAACAACTTCTTCTCTGTGAAAGCGCAGAACCATATCATTACATTAACAAAGTTTGATATCATTACATCAACCATATTACAAAAGTTTTGTATTAACATTACAACAACCATATTAACAACCATATTtcataagtttaataaataaccTATAGTTCTACAGATGAAATAACCTCACCACCCATTTTTCTCTCCAAAGTTTCATCTCATCTGAGGTCACTTCTGCTAGACTTAGGTTTGCAGTCAAGTACTCCATATGCATTAGTACAAAGGCATCACGATCTCCACTCTTAGATGCTTTGAGGACTTGTGACTTTGGAAGTCTTATATATGGCATAACATCTAAAGAAAGCCGAGGAAATCTTACTTTTTCAGGATCACACATTGCCTTATCAAATATATACGGAAGCATTTCGCACATTGGTTGCATAAATTCATCAAGATTAACATAGCATCCAGGATCGCAGTCATATACGTCTATGCGCCACTCTTGTAGACGGACAACGCAAAGTATCAAGTGGAGGTTTTTGATGttcaaaggaatatatatatcatcgcaTAATTTCCAACTGATCATAAAGCTTGTTTCAATTCCCCATAAGTAATCTATAAAGTTTCCAATGTTAAAAATAACAGGATCTATAAGAAAATCTTTGTAATCGTAAATGAACCTAAGGCCGAGCCAACAATCTACAATTGTGAAATTATTCTTATATGTCTTTGAATATAGCAAAAATCTTCTTCTTAGAATTAAGCAGCATGCATCGATTTCCTACACGAtagaaaaacattcaaaatacaATCTATAATTGTGAAATTAATCTAACATTTAAGATGAATTACCTGATCTTACAGCCAGGCGAACCTTTTCAGCACTCTGCGAAATAATTCCTTATCACCTTCCGAACTAATGAGATCAATTTTATTCTTTTCGGTGTCTGGATCTTTCAGCCATGTTTCCAATTCAGTTAGTAGTTCATCGTCATATTTGAGAAGGGGATTGACGGTCATAGGATCATTTTACTTGGGTAGATTTAGATTAGGATTGGATCATTCCTCGGCTTCCTTGTCGTTCGCGAGATAAATATGATTTTAGGAGGAGTATTGAATAATTTCATATCATCGTCCTCATTTTCCTCCATTTTCTTCGCTGCCTTCTTTTCATCCATTTTCTTCACTACCTTCTTTTCCACCATTTTCTTCATTGCCTTCTTTGCCGGCTTTTTCTTCACTACCTTCTTCACCTCCTCCTCCTTTTCCTTCTCATTCTCAATCGGATCCTTATCAACATTCTCAATGTTCTCAATCGGATCCTTATCAACGTTCTCAATGTTCTCAATCGGATCCTTCTTAACGTTCTGAATGTTCTCAATCGGATCCTTCTCAATGTTCTTCATCGGATCCTTCTCAACGTTCTCAATGTTCTCCATCGGATCCTTCTCAACGTTCTCAATGTTCACCATCGGATCCTTCTCAATGTTCTCCACTTCTTCATTGTTCTCCACTTCTTCAATGTTCTTTTCCTCCTCTTCTAAAATGGCTCCAATATTCGAATCTAAATTATCATCATCCACCTTCTCCTTCtcctacaaaatgaaaaaaatagctTCAAgtcattcgcgagacgcaacttcattcgcgagacgcaaccgcaTGACGCAACTGCATTCGCGAGACACAACCGCGTGACACAATTGCATTTGCGAGACGCAACCACGTGACGCAACTGCATTTGCGAGACACAACCGCGTGACGCAACCATAACATTTTTAATCTAATATTGCACAAATTACCTGGTAGGTCTTCTCACCTAGTTTGGTTGTTACTATGGTCATCTGGTTGGTCACATGGTTGGCGAACTAGTTGCTTATATTGAGAATCATCTTTTGAAACAGAATAAAGTTGTCTTGTTGATTCACTTTGATGTCTCATATGTCTCCCTTCATCTCTTCGACATCGTTTTCATCTCTTCAACATCTTTCTTCATCTCATGAATATACATCGAATAGGAGATGTCGGTGATGATGCAGGTGCTGAAGTTGCGGTTGGGGGACTAATGGGACTAGGGAGACTAGAGGGAGGTTGTATACGATGCATGTTGGCTGCTTTGTTAGGAGCTACATTATATTCAAGCTTTCTATTCCTCTTGGATGGTTGGACAATAGTaggttcttcttcttgatcttcatcaacatcttcatctAATTCCGCTTCagcctttctctttctctcccCTTCAATAActccctcaaacaaatcatcgaatgaattgtcaatttgttcaaaatcttCCCCACTATACAATCTCTTCTCtgtggaggactcttccattgTAGACAACATAGTGATATGAAGGGCATAATGTACCTCCTGAATGGTGTTCTTCCTTTTGGATTGATACAATAGTATCTTTGGGTGTAAAGGGCCATCAACCTTCTTCCTTATGTCGAATCTAAGGATAAAGCTTTGGATaacctcataggtccacacttgtaGTGCTAGTGAAAACCCATAAACGTTATAAGTAAAAGTATTAGTAACTTTAGTCCCCATCTTGGACATATATGATGTAGGACTTGTGGCGTTTCATGTCCTGGTTAAGACCCTTCATGATGACTCTAAAGGACAGCTTTCCTCATGGAAATCGGAAGAAATCTTGAACCATATGTATGATTTTGACATTTATAATCTGTCTTggggaaaataaaaataggtaCTGGAAAATCAAGCATATcagccccatcttccatgcGTCTTCCTTATCGGTGCATGTTATAAAACAAGATTCCATCTCGTTCATTCGAATTGTCATATTcctattgaaatattttatcagtaagggtggacaacctcggcattcatCTTTGTATTCAGGGAATCTATCGAAGTTGAGGCCTGTAATTAGAGCATACTCTTTCATACCAAAATTCAGATCCTCCCCCATTCaagttgaaaatcatcctattcGAATTGGACTTAACCTTCTAAAGAAGCATCTGATGTAGAATTGTTTATGAGAACAACAAGTCCGGAACTCCATTAAATAGAAATTAAGAGCCCTCTCCATAAGATCCATCTTTTCAAACCTCTCAGCTATTTTTTTAGGGCTTGGACACATTTCAAAGAAAGTCTACCAGGAAAATCAAGGACGAGAGTCTCCCATCTACAAaaagggaaaacaaaaataacattgtTGGTGAAAACCTTttacaacaaa is part of the Impatiens glandulifera chromosome 1, dImpGla2.1, whole genome shotgun sequence genome and encodes:
- the LOC124928662 gene encoding ring-infected erythrocyte surface antigen-like, with protein sequence MTIVTTKLGEKTYQEKEKVDDDNLDSNIGAILEEEEKNIEEVENNEEVENIEKDPMVNIENVEKDPMENIENVEKDPMKNIEKDPIENIQNVKKDPIENIENVDKDPIENIENVDKDPIENEKEKEEEVKKVVKKKPAKKAMKKMVEKKVVKKMDEKKAAKKMEENEDDDMKLFNTPPKIIFISRTTRKPRNDPILI